A region of the Gambusia affinis linkage group LG11, SWU_Gaff_1.0, whole genome shotgun sequence genome:
GTAGAAGATCCTCTTGCTGCTTAGCTCAGTCCCGGTCCAGATGTTCTGCTCGTGTGCCTCTTATCTCCACAGATAATTCCTGTACATGTTTATCCTGCAGCGACTGTCTCCTGCCTTCCTCTCTGCATGTCGAACACAACACCATGAGTAAACATTACACTGTAGGTGTGGGCTTCGTTCTGTTGTCACAGCGGCTCATTTATctctgcaaaataaaagcttcagcGTGACAGGTGGAAGAATTCAGTCGGTATctggtttggttcattttaaatgttcatattaTCATTATTGCATTTTTCCAATTCTGAAGTAGCAAGCGTGATCAATGCACGCTTAAATTCTTGGCGCGCTATTTTATAACCTATTCTGAGGCTTTTTGTAGTCTATGCTGCTCCAACTTGTTTATAAAGATCATATTTACGTCGTTTTAGTGTGTCGTACTTTATGATTAAACCCTGGATTTGAATGCAACATTTGGTACGATGCGGTAAAGTAAAGTACGTAAGCAGAAGTTTATTTATGTCGCACCTTTTCACAGACAGAGCTCATAAAGTGCTCGACTAAAAGGGTAACGGTAAACAAATTGGAAGAAATGTACAATAAAGAATAAAGGCTCAAGTTTATATAAGAGcatattgcaataaaaatgtttttagcgGCTGTTTAATAGTTTCTACACAGTCCATTCCACAGTCTGGGTCCAACGTCTTGGAAAGATCGCTCTCCTCTTGGTTCTGGGTTTGGGAGACCACTGAAGGTTTTGGAGTTTATACACTCAGAATACAGAAAAAGGCTTATATTTGAATCAAATCTGAAATATACAATGGACCCTGTAAAGGtctgacaaaaatattaaaatgaaacccAGATCTGATTGGTGGCTAGTGTAGCAACACTAAAACAAGAGATGTATGGGTTTGTAGAACCTTGGACAATCTGAAGATGAGCCAACTCCTCCTTATGAAAACAAGTGAATCATAAAGAGAATATCATGAGGATGCTTTATGATTGTGACAATAATGTTTCCATTAATCCAGGAGCAAACAGAGAGACAGGGTGGAGTAGaaacaaatgagaaagaaaCCAAATCAATTCTAAATcattacaacattttaattaataaaaaagaataatagaACATATGCTTgtaaatgaaagtgaaaatgaCAGAATTATGAAACAGTCCCGTCCTTCTGCATGATACAAATAAAGTTGGTGTCTATGCTGTTCGTTTTTGTTCATGGTCATTGTCTCCAGTTTCTTCTCTTTCAACTTCTGTCTCGTAAAAGGCCGATGCTGAGACTTTTTCCCAGACTTCAGAAATCTGCATGACATCCTCACCGTCTGGTAGATGCTGGTGGTACCTGATGCTTTTAATGTAGTCCTTACAGAGTATTTCCGCTTTGTCTTTTGCCATTTTCTGTAGCTGCTCACTCAAATGGTTGCCGACTTCCTCCGCCAGCAGGTTGTCATACACCACGCTGTAATAGGGAGCGCCGCATTTGTACCTCAGTGTGCAGGCTTTCCAAACTTCTGAGATGctccagagaaacagaaaaccacaGCACAGGAAAAGACCAAtgtcctgaaaaaaaaacaagaaacaaattttaaaaatctgcattcttcttaagacatttttgtttaccaTCCAGCCACTTTAAGGGTAACTGTAACTAGatgttttataatattgtaTTTTAAGGTAATGCATGTTGTAAAGTCAAAGACTCAAAACCTTCTTGTACTCCTGTCTTCAATCTGACAGCAAATTTCACTAAATAAATGCCAACATCACAGCTAAAGTTTGGAATGTTCTGTTTCTAAACAAGTTTATTAAAGTTACTTGAAACTGACATCAAAACTAATCTGCTTGGAGCTCCATAATCAGTGCCGTGATACTCACAAGCGACTTGGTCTTGTAATCGTCCTGGATGCGTTTCTCTTCGTAGGTCAGATTTGCTTTGCAAGGCATTCCGGTCAGAGTTGAGTTGAGGTTTGTCTTCAGGCAATAGTACCAGTCTCCATCGAAGAAAACCAGAGAAATCCAGAGAGCTGTGAGACTGATATACCTTATGATAAGCTTTACGATGTAGTGGCAGACACATCTATTTGGGAAACGGAA
Encoded here:
- the LOC122839786 gene encoding uncharacterized protein LOC122839786 — translated: MQHIPQPTTRILKLVQHAVSLFLLVVLFSILQYVFDMHFVCSCRPGVHASGIYYLTLPPFILTFVVNIVEPFYRRKPSSSKRFFKFRFPNRCVCHYIVKLIIRYISLTALWISLVFFDGDWYYCLKTNLNSTLTGMPCKANLTYEEKRIQDDYKTKSLDIGLFLCCGFLFLWSISEVWKACTLRYKCGAPYYSVVYDNLLAEEVGNHLSEQLQKMAKDKAEILCKDYIKSIRYHQHLPDGEDVMQISEVWEKVSASAFYETEVEREETGDNDHEQKRTA